From Salvelinus namaycush isolate Seneca unplaced genomic scaffold, SaNama_1.0 Scaffold3447, whole genome shotgun sequence, the proteins below share one genomic window:
- the LOC120040358 gene encoding dolichyl-diphosphooligosaccharide--protein glycosyltransferase subunit 4, translated as MVTDVQLAIFANMLGVSLFLLVVLYHYVAVNNPKKLE; from the coding sequence aTGGTGACTGACGTGCAGCTGGCCATCTTTGCCAACATGTTGGGTGTGTCTCTGTTCCTGCTGGTGGTCCTATATCACTACGTAGCCGTCAACAACCCCAAGAAACTGGAGTAG